The following are from one region of the Paenibacillus protaetiae genome:
- a CDS encoding dihydrolipoamide acetyltransferase family protein: MKALTEIVVPQLAESLVSATIDTWLKKPGDTIDMYEPICEVLTDKVSAELPSTVKGTLKEILVPAGETVPVGTPICIVETEAAAGSRSSAASASQEQVAVSAVAEDTDQSMRHRYSPAVQKLAAEHGVRLADVPGTGLGGRITRKDVLAYVESGAHQRTGSKPAADPTVAIPKEPVRSSGLHLSETPRIPSIEVERSSIAGRGEDYIDVTPIRNTIARNMRQSVSEIPHAWTMIEVDVTNLVMLRNKVKDEFIKREGVNLTYLAFLLKAVVNAIKDYPIMNSMWAVDKIIVKRDINLSLAVGTDDSVLTPVIKNADHKTIAGLARDIDDLARKTREGKLTLSDMQGGTFTVNNTGSFGSILSYPIINYPQAAILTFESIVKRPVVINDMIAVRSMANLCLSLDHRILDGVICGRFLQRVKDNLESFNMETKLY, translated from the coding sequence ATGAAAGCTTTAACCGAAATCGTCGTGCCGCAGCTTGCGGAATCGCTTGTATCGGCAACGATTGATACGTGGCTGAAGAAGCCTGGCGACACCATCGATATGTATGAGCCGATCTGTGAAGTGCTGACCGATAAAGTAAGCGCCGAGCTGCCTTCCACTGTGAAGGGGACACTGAAGGAAATTTTAGTTCCGGCTGGTGAGACCGTCCCTGTTGGCACGCCGATCTGCATCGTAGAGACGGAAGCGGCAGCGGGAAGCAGAAGCAGCGCTGCTTCTGCTTCGCAGGAACAGGTTGCCGTTTCGGCGGTTGCCGAAGATACGGATCAATCGATGCGCCATCGTTATTCCCCGGCGGTACAGAAGCTGGCAGCCGAGCATGGCGTCCGACTGGCCGACGTGCCGGGCACCGGACTTGGCGGCCGGATTACCCGCAAAGATGTGCTTGCATATGTCGAGTCCGGCGCTCATCAGCGTACCGGCTCGAAACCGGCAGCGGATCCAACGGTAGCCATTCCGAAGGAGCCGGTCCGCTCGTCCGGCCTGCATCTGTCGGAAACGCCGCGTATTCCAAGCATCGAGGTGGAGCGTTCCTCCATTGCCGGCCGCGGCGAAGACTATATTGATGTCACGCCGATCCGCAATACGATTGCGCGCAATATGCGCCAGAGCGTATCCGAAATTCCGCATGCGTGGACGATGATTGAAGTGGATGTCACGAACCTTGTGATGCTCCGCAACAAGGTGAAGGATGAATTCATAAAGCGCGAAGGCGTTAACCTGACGTACCTGGCTTTCCTTCTGAAAGCGGTCGTGAACGCCATCAAGGACTATCCGATCATGAATTCCATGTGGGCAGTTGATAAAATTATCGTGAAGCGGGACATTAACTTGTCGCTGGCCGTCGGCACGGACGATTCCGTCCTGACGCCGGTTATTAAAAACGCGGATCATAAAACGATTGCCGGCCTTGCCCGCGACATTGACGATCTGGCGAGAAAAACGCGTGAAGGCAAGCTGACCTTGTCCGACATGCAAGGCGGAACGTTCACCGTGAACAATACCGGTTCGTTTGGTTCGATCTTGTCTTATCCGATTATCAACTATCCGCAAGCGGCGATCTTGACGTTCGAATCAATTGTGAAACGCCCGGTTGTCATTAACGATATGATTGCGGTCCGCTCGATGGCGAATTTGTGTCTGTCGCTTGACCATCGCATATTGGACGGCGTCATTTGCGGCCGTTTCCTGCAGCGCGTCAAAGACAATCTCGAAAGCTTTAATATGGAA
- a CDS encoding alpha-ketoacid dehydrogenase subunit beta translates to MAVMEYIEAIRSAMREEMERDEDVFVLGEDVGVKGGVFTTTKGLMEQFGEYRALDTPLAESAIAGVAIGAAMYGMKPIAEMQYSDFMFPATNQIISEAAKIRYRSNNDWSCPVVIRAPIGGGIFGGLYHSQCPESVFFGTPGLKIVAPYRPYDAKGLLKAAVRDPDPVLYFENKKGYKLVTGEVPEDDYIVPIGKANVLREGDDITVIGYSMPLLFIEQAAAELAKEGISAHILDLRTLQPLDKEAILEAVRRTGKVLIVHEDNKTGGVGAEVAAIIAEELLYELDAPIMRLCGPDVPAMPINPPGEKFFMLNKDKVMDAMRQLALY, encoded by the coding sequence ATGGCAGTAATGGAATATATCGAAGCGATCCGCTCTGCAATGCGGGAAGAGATGGAACGGGACGAGGACGTTTTTGTTCTAGGCGAAGATGTTGGCGTTAAAGGCGGCGTGTTTACGACTACCAAAGGGCTGATGGAGCAGTTTGGTGAATATCGCGCTCTGGATACGCCGCTCGCGGAGTCGGCGATTGCCGGTGTGGCGATTGGAGCAGCCATGTACGGGATGAAGCCGATTGCCGAAATGCAATATTCGGATTTTATGTTCCCGGCTACAAACCAAATCATCAGCGAAGCGGCCAAAATCCGTTACCGCTCCAATAATGACTGGAGCTGTCCCGTTGTGATCCGCGCACCGATTGGCGGCGGCATCTTTGGCGGCTTATACCACTCACAATGCCCGGAGTCGGTGTTTTTTGGCACGCCAGGGCTGAAAATCGTAGCGCCATACCGTCCGTATGACGCCAAAGGCCTGCTGAAGGCAGCCGTCCGAGACCCGGATCCGGTTCTTTATTTCGAGAACAAAAAAGGTTATAAGCTCGTCACGGGCGAAGTGCCGGAAGATGATTATATCGTGCCGATCGGCAAAGCGAATGTACTCCGTGAAGGAGACGACATTACGGTGATCGGCTACAGTATGCCGCTTCTGTTTATCGAGCAGGCTGCCGCCGAACTGGCCAAAGAAGGGATCAGCGCGCATATTCTCGATTTGCGTACGTTGCAGCCGCTGGATAAGGAAGCCATTCTGGAAGCGGTTCGCCGCACCGGCAAAGTGCTGATCGTCCATGAAGACAACAAAACGGGCGGCGTTGGCGCTGAAGTGGCGGCCATTATTGCCGAAGAGCTGCTGTATGAACTGGATGCGCCGATTATGCGGCTTTGCGGACCGGATGTGCCGGCGATGCCAATTAACCCGCCGGGCGAGAAGTTTTTTATGCTGAATAAAGATAAAGTAATGGACGCCATGAGGCAGCTGGCTCTCTATTAG
- a CDS encoding thiamine pyrophosphate-dependent dehydrogenase E1 component subunit alpha yields the protein MTPINSTKRVFPHTELGLSDEKAIEMYKIMQMGRKFDERVLLLQRAGKINFHVSGVGQEVAQVAAAFALDKDNDYFLPYYRDYAFTLSVGMTLKELMLSVFAKAEDPNSGGRQMPGHFGHKKLRIVTGSSPVTTQVPHAVGIALAAKMKQQKLVSFVTFGEGSSNQGDFHEGCNFAGVHKLPVILMCENNQYAISVPVSKQLGGRVADRALGYGFPGYQVDGNDALEVFRAVKEARERAIAGEGPTLIEAMVYRVSPHSTSDNDMAYRTKEEVDEHRAKDGIVKYRNYLEECGLWNEELDNQLLAELRAAVDEATTYADHAPFPEPESTLYHVYADDAPQGGKR from the coding sequence TGGGACGCAAATTTGATGAGCGTGTGCTGCTGCTGCAGCGCGCGGGCAAAATCAATTTCCATGTTTCCGGAGTTGGCCAAGAGGTCGCTCAGGTAGCGGCTGCATTCGCACTGGATAAGGATAACGACTATTTTCTGCCGTATTACCGGGATTACGCGTTTACGCTGTCGGTTGGCATGACGTTAAAAGAGCTGATGCTTTCGGTTTTTGCAAAAGCGGAGGATCCAAACAGCGGCGGACGGCAGATGCCGGGTCACTTCGGCCATAAGAAGCTTCGGATTGTAACGGGCTCCAGCCCGGTGACAACCCAGGTGCCTCACGCTGTTGGAATCGCGCTTGCGGCCAAGATGAAGCAGCAGAAGCTGGTCAGCTTCGTGACTTTTGGCGAAGGCTCAAGCAACCAAGGCGACTTCCATGAAGGCTGCAACTTTGCTGGCGTACATAAGCTGCCGGTTATTCTGATGTGCGAAAATAATCAGTACGCCATTTCGGTACCGGTAAGCAAGCAGCTTGGCGGCCGCGTAGCCGACCGTGCGCTTGGTTACGGCTTCCCGGGTTACCAGGTAGACGGCAACGATGCGCTGGAAGTGTTCCGCGCCGTGAAGGAAGCCCGTGAACGTGCGATTGCCGGCGAAGGGCCAACCTTGATTGAAGCCATGGTATACCGCGTATCGCCGCATTCCACTTCCGACAACGATATGGCTTACCGGACGAAAGAAGAAGTGGATGAGCATCGCGCCAAGGACGGCATTGTGAAGTATCGTAATTATTTGGAAGAGTGCGGCTTATGGAACGAGGAGCTTGACAACCAGCTGCTGGCCGAACTGCGCGCGGCTGTCGACGAAGCGACCACTTACGCGGATCATGCGCCGTTCCCGGAACCGGAGTCGACGCTTTACCATGTATACGCTGATGATGCTCCGCAAGGAGGGAAACGATAA